In Lacibacter sp. H375, one DNA window encodes the following:
- a CDS encoding sugar phosphate nucleotidyltransferase: MKAMIFAAGLGSRFKPWTDHHPKALAIVNGKSLLQRNIEYLQQYGITDVVVNVHHFADQIIEAVEKNKGWGSHVIISDERDEVLETGGGLLKAKHLLEGEEPFVTINVDILTNLNLTDLLAFHQQHKPLVSFAVTNRKTARNFLFDDADKLCGWRNVTTGEERGPVLNYSEEEKKKLIEKAYSCVVVFEQRFFALVKQRGKFSLTEPYLDLAAEHTILGYDHSGDKLVDVGRLESVVVAEANFK, translated from the coding sequence ATGAAGGCAATGATTTTTGCAGCAGGCTTAGGTTCACGATTTAAACCTTGGACAGATCATCATCCAAAAGCATTGGCAATAGTAAACGGAAAGAGCTTGTTGCAACGCAATATTGAATACCTGCAACAATATGGCATTACGGATGTAGTGGTGAATGTGCATCACTTCGCTGATCAGATCATTGAAGCAGTAGAAAAAAATAAAGGCTGGGGAAGTCATGTGATCATCAGTGATGAACGTGACGAAGTGTTGGAAACAGGTGGCGGGTTATTGAAGGCGAAACATTTGTTAGAAGGCGAAGAGCCTTTTGTAACCATCAATGTAGATATACTCACAAATTTGAATCTTACTGATCTCCTTGCATTTCATCAACAACATAAACCATTAGTTTCTTTTGCTGTTACTAACCGCAAAACTGCCCGTAATTTTTTGTTTGATGATGCAGATAAATTATGCGGATGGCGTAATGTAACAACCGGAGAAGAGAGAGGTCCGGTGCTGAATTATTCTGAAGAAGAAAAAAAGAAGCTGATTGAGAAAGCATACAGTTGTGTGGTTGTGTTTGAGCAACGTTTTTTTGCATTGGTGAAACAAAGAGGTAAGTTCTCTTTGACAGAACCCTATCTTGATCTAGCAGCGGAGCATACGATTCTTGGTTATGATCATAGTGGTGACAAGCTGGTGGATGTGGGGAGGTTGGAGAGTGTGGTAGTGGCGGAAGCAAATTTCAAATAG
- a CDS encoding acyltransferase family protein, whose product MNQRFHSLDVFRGATVAIMILVNNPGSWTHIYAPLKHAPWHGVTPTDLVFPFFLFAVGNAMSFVMPKLEQAGNGIFWKKVIKRTLLIFLIGLLLNWSPFVKWNGDLLEMRPLDNLRIMGVLQRIALCYFFASVIVYYFKQRGTFVTAAVLLLLYWMLCLFLGTTGDPFSLNGWFGNSIDKSILGEAHLYKGEGIPFDPEGLMSSFAAVVQVIFGYLIGDYIQKKGKNFEMIASLFVIATILTVTGLAWGMAFPINKKIWTSSYTVYTTGLAIYTIATMIYFIEMKQAKGWLTKFFDVFGKNPLFIFVLSGFLPRALGLIRIPNGINDEGLPKYLAPFGWFYEKICKQIPGIPENGSLVYAISMIIMYWAICYWLDKKKIYIKV is encoded by the coding sequence TTGAACCAACGCTTCCACTCCCTTGACGTATTTCGTGGCGCCACAGTGGCCATCATGATCCTTGTGAACAACCCCGGTTCATGGACACACATCTATGCCCCGTTGAAACATGCACCCTGGCACGGTGTTACACCCACTGATCTGGTGTTCCCCTTTTTCCTTTTTGCAGTTGGGAATGCCATGTCTTTTGTAATGCCCAAACTGGAACAGGCGGGTAATGGTATTTTCTGGAAAAAAGTGATCAAACGAACACTGCTCATTTTTCTGATAGGTTTGCTATTGAACTGGAGCCCGTTTGTAAAATGGAATGGGGATCTGTTAGAAATGAGACCGCTTGATAATCTACGTATCATGGGCGTATTGCAACGCATTGCGCTCTGTTACTTTTTTGCATCGGTGATCGTTTATTATTTCAAACAGCGTGGAACCTTTGTAACGGCTGCTGTTTTACTATTGCTTTATTGGATGCTTTGTTTATTCCTGGGAACTACTGGTGATCCGTTTAGTCTGAACGGATGGTTTGGCAACAGTATTGACAAATCCATACTTGGTGAAGCACATTTATATAAAGGAGAAGGAATACCATTTGACCCAGAAGGATTGATGAGCAGTTTCGCTGCTGTTGTACAAGTGATCTTTGGTTACTTAATTGGTGATTATATTCAGAAGAAAGGCAAAAACTTTGAAATGATTGCATCACTCTTTGTGATAGCTACCATTCTTACCGTAACAGGTTTAGCCTGGGGTATGGCATTCCCCATTAACAAAAAAATATGGACCAGTTCTTATACTGTTTATACAACGGGGCTTGCGATTTATACCATCGCCACAATGATCTACTTTATTGAAATGAAGCAAGCAAAGGGCTGGCTGACAAAATTCTTTGATGTGTTTGGCAAAAACCCGTTGTTCATTTTTGTATTAAGTGGCTTCTTGCCAAGAGCATTAGGGTTGATCAGAATTCCCAATGGCATCAACGATGAAGGCTTACCCAAATACCTTGCTCCATTCGGATGGTTCTATGAAAAGATTTGCAAACAAATCCCTGGCATTCCCGAAAACGGCTCACTTGTTTATGCCATCTCCATGATCATCATGTATTGGGCTATTTGTTATTGGTTAGATAAGAAGAAGATTTATATTAAAGTATAA
- the nusG gene encoding transcription termination/antitermination protein NusG, with amino-acid sequence MREIKNWYAVYTKPRWEKKICAQLDRKGLVYYCPMNKVRKKWSDRYKVIEEPLFKSYVFVFVSDEEKTRVRLTDGVVNFLYWNGKPAIIREQEIDVIRKFLNEYSEVQARPVQLESGQKVRVKTGLMMDTEGIVIKVVNNRAYVLLESLGYELTAQFEKSNLEPVIGAGNL; translated from the coding sequence ATGAGAGAAATTAAAAACTGGTATGCGGTATATACAAAGCCAAGGTGGGAGAAGAAGATCTGTGCCCAACTGGATCGGAAGGGACTTGTGTACTACTGCCCAATGAATAAGGTGCGCAAGAAATGGAGCGACCGGTATAAAGTGATCGAAGAACCGTTGTTTAAGTCGTATGTATTTGTATTTGTGAGCGATGAAGAAAAAACAAGGGTGCGTTTAACAGACGGTGTGGTGAATTTTCTTTACTGGAACGGCAAGCCTGCAATTATCAGGGAACAGGAAATTGACGTTATCCGGAAATTTCTGAACGAATATAGTGAGGTGCAGGCAAGACCCGTGCAATTGGAGAGCGGCCAAAAAGTGCGGGTGAAGACCGGACTTATGATGGATACAGAAGGGATCGTGATCAAGGTAGTGAACAACCGGGCATATGTGCTTTTGGAGAGTCTTGGTTATGAGCTGACGGCGCAGTTTGAGAAGAGTAATTTAGAGCCGGTTATCGGAGCAGGTAATCTTTAG
- a CDS encoding polysaccharide biosynthesis/export family protein, translating to MIRLFSLSTAVCLLFLSSCVSPAKLRKEMVYFNEGLDTAKLNQYQLVEPIIQKGDLLQVNISSRSSAANQLFSQNYSQGTVGAGSGGGALAVSGGTGGASNSYLVDIVSGEIKLPLLGVIHADGMTKLELEKEIIKRASEYLKEDPIVNIRYQNFRVTFHGLVGEPGEVSSTSERLTFLDALALAGGVAPGGNLKNILIIREQNGKRTMHTVDLTNGDFFQSPNYYLKQNDIVYVAPTDRQLKATDQTTQRTFQYVSFGFSILNIILIIANLFR from the coding sequence ATGATACGTTTATTCTCACTTTCAACAGCTGTGTGTTTGCTGTTTCTTTCTTCCTGTGTGTCGCCTGCAAAATTGCGAAAGGAAATGGTTTATTTTAATGAAGGGCTTGATACTGCTAAGCTGAATCAATACCAGTTGGTGGAACCCATTATACAAAAGGGTGATCTGTTGCAGGTGAATATTTCTTCGAGAAGTTCGGCTGCCAACCAGCTGTTCAGCCAGAATTATTCGCAGGGAACAGTGGGTGCCGGGAGTGGCGGGGGAGCGTTAGCTGTTAGTGGAGGTACAGGCGGCGCTTCAAACAGTTACCTGGTTGATATTGTAAGCGGAGAAATTAAATTGCCTTTGCTAGGTGTTATCCACGCTGATGGCATGACCAAACTGGAATTAGAAAAAGAAATCATTAAACGAGCCAGTGAGTATTTAAAAGAAGACCCGATCGTGAACATCCGTTACCAGAATTTCCGTGTAACTTTTCATGGATTGGTTGGTGAACCAGGTGAAGTAAGTTCTACTTCAGAACGTTTAACCTTTCTTGATGCGCTGGCATTAGCCGGAGGTGTTGCACCCGGCGGCAATCTGAAAAATATCCTCATCATCCGAGAGCAAAATGGCAAGCGTACGATGCACACTGTTGATTTGACAAATGGTGATTTTTTTCAATCGCCCAATTATTACCTGAAACAAAATGATATTGTTTACGTTGCGCCGACGGACCGTCAATTAAAAGCGACGGATCAAACTACCCAAAGGACTTTTCAATATGTAAGTTTTGGGTTCAGTATATTAAATATTATTCTCATTATTGCAAATCTGTTCCGTTAA
- a CDS encoding GumC family protein: MANEFDHLPQAETTNRLLTFKEILFKYISNLPLFFFSLGIALIVSWAYLRWSTPLYTVNSSMIVKIENATNIKGNDKFSSIFNPVDKINTEDEIDLMRSKEFLRRVVDTLGLNGVYIEHGKVRSSEIYKLTPFLVEPIKLDSTRGYYFDIQLAGENSFFFNKETKPRQFYSNLEIKGAIFRIIPNRAFVGSAGRKFTYTWMPSKSMAGQISGRLGIAPKSRSSSVLNLSYTTENVDKGIDILNQVMREYGRYNVEDKSRISENSLRFISDRLGELENDLGTVETNLQDFKKRNQFLDLENQSQMYLDNINESESELRTQEMHIMVLDLLDNYIKDKKNAYNLTPTTLGISDPTLSTLVTEYNQLILKRENELRFSREGSLVINEIEQSIEQTRISMIENLKNIRQAYVLSKNELERRARTVRTEMFALPEKESQIREIKRQQLIKNELYTFLLQKREETGIQLASTVSNAKIFSEAEGGGQPIFPKRRDAYMLAVFFGLLIPVLIILVRDLMNDRVTTKADIVKGTKMPVIGELGHNDKGQTLVVLKNSRTILAEQFRIIRSNLQPVLKKDRTPVILVTSSFSGEGKSFAATNLAASIALTGKRTVLLEFDLRKPKVVSGLGLQRAFGITHYVIGKIGLEELPIKVPDIDNFFVIACGPTPPNPSEMLLEPKVKELFEFCRDNFDAVIIDTAPVGLVSDAMTLSQFADATLFVIRQRYTFKKQLQMLEDLYQQKKFPTVSILVNDIKVEGYNSYYGYGGYGYGYGYGYGYGYGYYDNDPAKNKWYNKVLQFIGIK; encoded by the coding sequence ATGGCCAACGAATTTGATCATCTACCACAGGCAGAAACTACGAACAGGCTTTTAACGTTCAAAGAGATCCTGTTCAAGTATATTTCGAACCTACCTTTATTTTTCTTTTCACTAGGTATTGCACTTATTGTGTCGTGGGCCTACCTACGCTGGTCAACACCATTGTATACGGTGAACAGCAGTATGATCGTAAAAATTGAAAATGCCACCAATATAAAGGGAAATGATAAGTTCAGCAGTATTTTCAATCCTGTTGATAAGATCAATACGGAAGATGAAATTGACCTTATGCGTTCAAAGGAATTTCTTAGAAGGGTGGTCGATACGCTAGGATTGAACGGCGTATATATCGAACATGGCAAGGTAAGGAGCAGTGAGATCTATAAGCTTACCCCATTTCTTGTGGAGCCCATTAAACTAGACAGCACAAGAGGGTATTATTTTGATATTCAGCTGGCTGGTGAAAACAGTTTTTTCTTTAATAAAGAAACAAAGCCCCGGCAATTTTACAGTAACCTGGAGATCAAAGGGGCGATTTTCAGAATTATCCCCAATCGTGCATTTGTAGGGTCAGCAGGACGTAAGTTTACCTATACGTGGATGCCTTCAAAATCAATGGCTGGGCAAATTTCAGGCAGACTAGGGATAGCCCCCAAAAGCCGCAGCTCGAGTGTATTAAACTTAAGTTACACCACAGAGAATGTGGACAAGGGTATTGATATTCTCAACCAGGTTATGCGTGAATATGGCCGGTATAATGTGGAAGACAAAAGCCGTATTTCCGAAAATTCACTCCGGTTTATTTCTGACCGACTTGGAGAACTTGAGAATGACCTAGGGACCGTTGAAACGAACCTGCAGGATTTTAAAAAGCGCAACCAGTTCCTTGACCTGGAGAATCAATCGCAAATGTATCTTGATAATATCAATGAATCTGAGAGTGAACTGCGTACCCAGGAGATGCACATCATGGTACTTGACCTGCTGGACAATTATATCAAGGATAAAAAAAATGCCTATAATTTAACGCCAACTACGTTGGGCATTTCAGACCCCACTTTGTCTACACTTGTGACTGAGTACAACCAGCTAATTTTGAAAAGGGAGAATGAACTAAGGTTTAGCCGGGAGGGCAGTCTTGTTATTAATGAAATCGAACAAAGTATAGAGCAGACACGAATCTCAATGATTGAGAATCTCAAAAATATCAGGCAGGCCTATGTTCTATCGAAAAACGAATTAGAACGGAGAGCAAGAACGGTTCGTACAGAAATGTTTGCGCTTCCTGAGAAGGAGAGCCAGATCAGGGAGATCAAACGTCAGCAGTTGATCAAGAATGAGCTTTATACATTTCTTCTTCAAAAGCGTGAAGAAACAGGTATTCAGTTAGCCTCAACGGTTTCGAATGCAAAAATATTTTCTGAGGCAGAAGGCGGCGGGCAGCCTATTTTCCCTAAGCGAAGGGACGCCTATATGCTGGCTGTGTTCTTTGGTTTACTGATACCAGTCCTCATCATTTTGGTACGTGATCTTATGAATGACAGGGTAACCACCAAAGCTGATATTGTGAAGGGGACAAAGATGCCGGTAATTGGTGAATTGGGACATAATGATAAGGGCCAGACTCTCGTTGTTCTTAAAAACAGCCGGACCATTCTTGCTGAGCAATTCCGGATCATCAGGTCGAATCTTCAACCTGTGTTGAAAAAAGACCGGACACCGGTTATTCTTGTTACATCGTCGTTTAGTGGCGAGGGTAAATCATTTGCTGCCACTAACCTTGCAGCTTCTATTGCGTTAACCGGTAAGCGAACCGTATTACTTGAGTTTGATTTACGTAAACCAAAAGTGGTAAGCGGACTCGGTTTGCAACGAGCTTTTGGTATAACGCACTATGTTATTGGCAAGATTGGTCTTGAAGAGTTACCTATTAAGGTTCCTGATATTGATAACTTTTTTGTGATTGCATGCGGACCCACACCACCTAATCCATCCGAAATGCTGCTTGAGCCCAAGGTGAAAGAATTGTTTGAATTCTGCCGGGATAATTTTGATGCGGTGATTATCGATACAGCACCTGTGGGACTTGTGAGTGATGCGATGACGTTGTCTCAGTTTGCAGACGCTACGTTGTTTGTTATCCGCCAACGCTACACGTTCAAGAAACAATTGCAGATGCTGGAAGATCTTTACCAGCAAAAGAAATTCCCTACAGTAAGTATACTGGTGAATGATATTAAAGTAGAAGGTTATAACAGTTACTATGGTTATGGTGGTTATGGTTATGGCTATGGTTATGGTTATGGTTATGGCTACGGTTATTATGATAATGACCCGGCAAAGAACAAGTGGTATAATAAGGTGTTGCAGTTTATTGGGATTAAGTAG